The genomic segment CACCCTACATTTAAAGCACCATGGATATGGCTTTCCAGTTGCAGAGGGGCACTGCCTAAGGTGGTGATGGATGCAATGGTTATCAGTTCTCTGGTTTTAAGATCTAATCCCTTCCTTGAATATATGTCCCCGTAGGGAAACTCAGCCACGTAACGTGCCATATCAGGGGCAATATCTTCCAATAGTTTTTCCAGGTTACGGTAAGAATCGGGATTCATTATTTTCAACTTGTCCAGACCTTTCTGGTATCTGTCTTTACTCATGATTACACTTCCTTTTATCCGTATATTCACTCTGCATATTCGTTTATTTTTGATAATGGGGAATTTTGTATATCTTTTGTAAATATTTAATATCCATCATCCCTATAATTGTAGTTATGCTTGTATTAAGATGATCTTTTCAGATCCAATCTTTTCAGTTCCCATCTATGAACAGAGAAATACTCTATAATTGTAAGTATAGTTTTAGTATTACATGAGATAGAAATAAGTGATAAATGAAACTTAAAGTGATAAATGAGGTAAGTAATTTAGAAAATGCAGAAATAGAAAATGGAAGTTTATATTAATCAATTAAACAGGTGATATAATGAAAAAGTTATTAATGGGCTTTTCAGTGCTTTTGGTTCTGATTTTAATGTTCCAGCCAGTTTTGGCTGCTGAACAACCAGATCTGGGTGATGTTAAAAACAGTGCTGATCAGGCACTTCAAAACGCCAGTAAAACAACCAATGAAACAGCTCAGGAAATTCAAAAAACACTAGACCCAATTCAGGATATTGTTAACACCATCAATTCCATTGTACAGCAGATACAACAAATTATCTGGACCATATCCAACCTAATGGGTGGTGGATATCAATAAGCATCCTTATTATTATTCTATTTATTATTTTATTCCTCAGGGAAAAATTTATGAAAAATTCTATAGGCCTAGCAGGATTCTAATTAAAAAGTTGATATAGAATAACAATGGATTAAATGATATAGATTAAAGGCCTTTAATACCCCTTAATTTAATTAAAACTCCATATTTATATAAAAAAATCTTTAATGAGAAAAGGGGAGGAGTCTTCATTAAACCTAAAGTGATACTCAACGCAGCCATGACTTTGGACGGGAAAATAGCCACCAGAACTGGTAGTTCAGAGATATCTGGTCAGGAAGATCTTTTAAGGGTTCATGAACTTCGCAAAGAGATGGACGCCATAATGGTGGGGATAAACACGGTTCTGGCTGATGATCCTCGGTTGACTGTTCATAAAGTCCCTGCAAAACCGGAAAATAATCCAGTTAGGGTGGTGGTTGATAGTAAAGCCCGCACACCTCCAGAATACAGGATCCTAAACAAAGAAGCACCCACCATCATTGCCATTTCTAGTGAAGCCTCACAGGATAAGATAGCTGCAATTGAATCTAAAGGTCACCAAGTGATGATCTGTGGAGATAAAAGGGTAGATCTTAATCTTTTAATGAAAAAATTAGCTGATGAAGGGATTGAAACTTTAATGTTAGAGGGAGGGTCCACTCTCAATTACTCCATGCTAAAGGAGGGGCTGGTAAGTGAAATTAGGTTGTGTATAGCTCCTATGATTGCAGGTGGGGTTGAGGCAAAAACTCTGGTTGATGGTGAAGGAGTGGACTATATGAAAGATGCCTTTCGTCTAAAGCTTAAAAAGACTTATACCTTGGGTGAAGACTTAATAGTCGAATACAAGGTATTGGGGTAATTTATTGTTATTTTTATGAGAATATCCATTCATTTATAGTATTTAAAGCTCTTTAAAAGTTATTCTAATTATTTCAGAATTTCAGATAGAAAACAATTACACTAAACTATTTAAAAAAAGGGATATTAGGAAAAGGATTACAGTATACCAAAAAATTATAGTATGCCTTTTTTCTTCAAGATTTGCGTTGGGTTATCTACCAGTACCTTTTTAATCTCTTTTTTAGGTAAACCTGCGCCTAAAGCTATTTTTTCAGCCATTTGGCAGTTTATGAGATCACCTGGTGCATGGGTATCTGTGTCCACCACCAGATTGGCTCCTACTTCCAGAGCCACCTGTACCACATGACCATTACCAAGGCTATGACCTCTTCGGGCACTGATCTCCAGGGCAATATCATTTTCTTTGGCCATGAGTGCTTCTTCGTGGCTTATAAGTCCTGGGTGGGCTAAAACATCAACATCAGGACAGTTAACCGTACTCCAATTGGTTCCCTCAATAACTGGTTCCACTAATGTTTCACCATGCACTACAATAATCTCCGCACCTAGATCCTGAGCCTCTTTCACCAGTTTGGGGATTATTTCAGCAGGTGCATGGGTTATTTCAGCCCCGGGGATGATTTCAATGTCCCAGTTATCTCTAAGGTCCCTGACTGCGTTAATAACTCTGCCCACACAGTCCATATTGGTGGCATCCACATGGTCTGTAATAGCCACAGCCCGGTGACCTAAGACACAAGCTCGACGTGCTATTTCTGATGGTAGGAGTTCACCATCACTGAAAATACTGTGTGTATGCAGATCAATTCTTTTTCTCATGATCAGTTCACCTTATTCATAATATGTTTAATTGTGTTTACAAAAAGTAGTTTATAATATCTAAAAATCCACTTTCACAATTTTCTTCAATTTTCTTCATTTATCTTTTTTATCATTCTACCATCTTAAATTTAGCAAATATTATTTAGGAACATCCAAGTAGACCAATAGTGAAATTTATTATTTTGGAAATGTTAGGGGAACTTTATAATTATATCATGAAGTTGTATTTTTTATGTGAACTTGGTAATTATTAATACTTGGTAATTATTAATATATTTAATACAGTATTTAATATCAGGGAATATTTGGAATAATTTACAGGGAATTTATTTATACAAACTTTAGAAAGTTGGAAGTTTTTATTTCTGGAGCCTTTTTTTTATTCATCAAGTGATATAATAAAAGTGGTGATCAATTGAAATGCACAGTATTTGTTCCATCCCATATAACAGGGTTTTTTGAAATAGTAGAACATCATAACCCTCTAATTAAAGGGTCAAGGGGTGCGGGGGTTACCCTGAATAGGGGTGTTATAAGTCAGGTGAATGTTACAGATGGCAATGGTGAGATCATTATTAAAACCAATGGTAGTAACTATCCATTAGAGGGTTCAGTCAGTTATAAAACTCTTGATTTACTCAGGAAACAGTTTCCTGAAGAAATAAGATGGGATGAGAAAAAAATCACCATCCATCATCAGACCCAAGTACCTATAGAGGCTGGTTTTGGAGTATCAGCCGGATCAGCCCTCGGAACATCTATGTCCTTGTCAAAACTCCTTAAACTACCTTTAACATATAATCAGGCTGCTGCAGTAGCTCATAGAGCAGAAGTAGAGTTAAACACAGGTTTGGGCGATGTGATGGGTGCAGTTATGGGAGGTTTCCCCATCCGATTAGAACCCGGTGCTCCGGGATTCGGAAAGGCAGACCGGCTCCTTGATGATAAGGTCACTGTTAAAGGTTATGAAAAAGATTTTAAAGACATTAATTTTGAAGATATTAAATACAAAAGTATTGGTAAAGATGGAGGGGAACTTTACGTTATATCCAAGAGCTTGGGGACCATTGAAACATCATCAGTTCTTAAAAGTCCGGAAATGACCCGCAGGGTGAACAAAGTTGCCAGGGAATTATTGGGAAAACTAATTTCCAGCCCTCAAATTTCAAATTTCATGGACTTATCCCTTGAATTCGCCCAGAAGACTGGACTGATTGATGAAGAAGTTATGGAAATAGTTGAAGTAATGAAAGAAGAAACAATAGGTGCTTCAATGGCAATGCTTGGTAAAACAGCTTTCTCCATTTCACAAACTCCAGATTCCAGTGTTGAGGGTGTAATGGTTGCAAAGGTAGATAGTTGTGGCTGCAGGTTCTTTTGATGGTAGTAGTTTGGAGTTTATTTTTTTTGGAGTTTTATGTTTCGATTAAGGAATATCTCCAAAAGAAATTTTTTTTAAAAGGATTCTTTGATAAATGTTAATTAGTTGCTTGTGATACTTTAGATAATCTCGGGTTACCGGGGTTTGCGAATGGTTTTATGCAGCTGAAATCTACTATAAAGTTTAGAAATATCTTTTTTTAGTAATTCTATTTTTCAGTAACATCTTCAATAACATAACTGATTCCTTCTTCATCCATTTTTCTGGTTAGATTTCGGGTCATCTTCCCTACTGCAAATACCAGAACATTTAAACCCCTTTTAGCAGCAGCAACTGTTGCTTGTGGGGTTGCAAATTCAAAATCTGCTTTTATATCCAATTTATTTACCAGGGCTCTGGATACGGTTCCCATTATCCCCACCCGGTTAAACTGTTCCGGATATTTTTCCAAAACATCCTGGACTTTTTGAAAGTCACAGGCCCTGGTACCGCCCTGGTTAATAGTGGGAAGTTTAATAATAACTACAAATCCGGTTTTAAGTTCAATAGTACCACCTAAACTTACCAGGGCCACGTCTTCACCTTTATTTGCATGATGCATCACTTCAGCATGAGCAGGGGTTTCTTCTTTAACCGCGTATAATGTCCCCTCTTCCATTTTAAGCCAAACTTTTTCCCCTTCATTTAGTTCTTCCTTGGCAATTGCCGGCCAAACTGATTTATAGGTGTTCATGGTGTCTAAAACTTCATCAGAATATTTTCGCAAATCCAGGGCACCTCGTTTAACTTTCTCAATTCCACGTTTGGTGATCTTGTAACGTGACTGCCCGGTCCCGGTTTCCACCCATCCTTCATCAACCAAGGTCTTCAGATTCTCTGAAACTGCCTGCACAGTGATTCCTAGCTTTTGAGCAATGTCCTTCTGACGCAGGTGAGGTTGGCCTCTGGCAATTTCAGCCAGAATCTGAAACTTGGTGAGTTCCCCCTTTTTCTTGAAAACTTTCATGAATTCACCTTTTTTTAGTTTTAGATATTTATTTTAAGACTTTAAGTTCCATATGAACTTAATTTTTATCTTAAATTTTTTTAACTATCTTCTTATATAGAATGGTTAAGGATAAAAATTTGGTCATATAACACCATTTAAAGCTTCGTCAAATAGTTTTAGGAATTTATCCTGGGTTCCACCCGGAATATAGGCTCCACAAGCCACAGAATGACCACCACCACTTCCACCCACCTTTTTTGCCACTTTACAAATCATATTCCCAAAATGAATTCCATCAAATGCTAAAAGTCGGGAACAACGCAGGGATACTTTCAAACCATCACCTTCAGCATTGGTCTGGGTGAAACCGATCATTGGCTTTCTCCAGTCACCATAATTTAGAACCATGCCGGCCACGGTTCCAATAACCTCGCTTTTTATCTGGTTACCATTAAAATATTGCAAATTCTTCAAACTCTTTATTCTACCTTCTTCCCGTATCCAGTTCATCTTCTGGGCTAAGTACTGGCGATGTTTTTTCCCCAACTCTTCCATCTCATCCACAGCCATACCTCTATCACCTTTAAGAACTTTCAAAGCTGTTTCAGGATTATTGTTCCTGCTGCAAGCATTTATAGCCGTTGAAAATTCACTGGCATCTCTTAGTGGTGAATATTCTTCTTCTTTTAAAAATTCGTATACATCTCCTGAAACCAGGCGAGGAATGTATTTAACATAGCGGGGAGGCACCTCCTTACTCATCATCCTCACCAGTTCGGTGAAAAGTTTCTTCTTTTCATCAAGGGAGAGATCATAAAGTGTGCGTTGTTTCCTGCCATTGGTAATTGGAATGTCTAAGTTTTTCAACAACTCAATTGCTTCGTTGCGGTTGTTGGTAATGGGAAGATTAACATCTCCAAAATAGGAAAGAGCCACGAATAGAGGACGAGTCTGTCTTCCGTATATGGCTAAATCATCTGTTGACTTCACTACACCGCTCTTGACACCATCGAAGACAATTCCTTCATTCAACCCCTTCAGTTTCCCGGATAAACTGTTCTGCATATCTCCAATGGCACTTAAAACTCCTATCCAGCTTAAATCATAAAATCCAAATGTTCTGCTTAAAAGGTAGCACATACCTCCACCTGAAACATCAAAAGAACCATCAAAACCGTAGTAATAAGGATTAATCTCCAGAAACCAATTTTCCCCTGACGCAATCTTCCTTACAGGGGGGTGATGATCTAAAATAAGAACCTTTGACTGGGAGCTTCGGAAATGTTCTAAATTCTGTCCAGAACCCAAATCAGAGAATATGGTGAGTTCATTCTCCTTTTTTAACTCTGAAATCCTATCCAGAGTAATGAATTCTATTTCATGGTCAATTTCTAAACGATCAAGGGTTAATGATAGAATTGCACCTGCCGAAATCCCATCACAGTCAATGTGGCTGTATATTTTAACGTCTTCAGCCTTCTCAACCATATTATGGGCCTTAATTAGTGATTGATCCATTTCTTTTGAAGTTGACGCCATAAAAATCCTTTTTTTTAAATAATATTTATAATATAAAACATTAAAAGTGGCTTTTAGTTTTATTTATCTTTTAAGGCCATATTAATTCATTCAATTCATAACTTTTTTGAGTCATGGTTTAGATTGGATTTATTTTTTATGGGATGATCTGGAGCCATTAATGAGATTACTGATTTTAACTAAAACTTCCAGTTTACTCATTTTTTTATCCACAATTACCCTTCCGGATCCTTCCCACCATGAAGCCGGATAAGATTTATATTTCTCCACCGAAGGATTTAATCCCAGTTTTTTAGCTGCCTGGGTGATTTCACGAATCCTTGGCGATTCGACGGCATACTTTTTGGCTATTTTCCTTCCTTCGGATTTGGTCTTTTTAGAATCAAGGTAAGCAGGCCAGACGATAATTCTATTTTCATCTTTCATGTTTTTTTCCTCTAGATGTCGGGGATTGCTTTTTTTTACCGTGGATCGTTATGTTTTCATGGTTTGGTGTATTTGCCATTAGTTTTGTTATATTTACCCGCAAATACAATTCTTTACAGAGAACTATAATCTTTTTGTCAAGATTTATTCATGTCATGCATTTTTCTCATTAAAGTTAAAAGCATTGCTTCCACTGTGTATTTGTCTGGTGTGATGGGTTTTATTCCTAATTCCTCAATTGGCTTCTGGGTTATGGGACCTATAGCTGCCACCATAGTTTTTTTCCCTTTCAAAGATGCAATTAATTTTTCCTTTTTGTCTCCAGAGATTTCAAAGAAATTGGTAACAGTGAGAGGGCTGGTAAATGTTATGGCATCAACTTTTCCCTGAATTATATCATCTACAAGCTGTTCAACTTCAGAGGTATCCTTGGGTTTGGTGGATTTATAAGCTTCTGCCAGGATGACAGTAGCACCCATCTTTTTTAAACCTTCAGGGAGCACATCTCTTGCTTTGAATGTTCTTGGAACTCCAACGTTCTTCCCTCGAAGATCAAACTCCTCGAACTCTTTCAAAAGACCTTCAGCAGTATAATCCTCTGGAACTATCTCAGCTTCAAGACCGTATTGATTTAAAACTCTTTCAGTGCGGGGGCCGATGACCGCAACTCGACAACTGGATTTAAGTTCTTCTTTAAAATCTTGACAGAATTTGAACAGTGATTCCAGGGATGCAGGGGATGTAAAAATTATCCAATCCAGTTCACCTGCTCTTTGACACAAGTCCCTTAGGGATTGGCTAAAGAAAGGTTCAAGTTCCAGGGTAGGGACCACTAATGGAACTCCCCCATTATCTTCAACTATTTGCACAGCCACCTGTGACCTTTCAATAGGTCGTGTGATGGCTATGGTTTTACCATCAAATCCCTTCAACTCATTCATTTTCATCCTCAGAATATTATTCACGAATATCTTTAAAAACATCCACCACAGGCCCAATAATAACCAGTGCAGGGGGTTTTATATCATTTTCTGTTATGCTCTCCAGGGTGCCCAGTAGGATCCTCTCATCAGGCAGGGTACCATTTTCAATCACACAAACCGGAGTTTCAGGGTCTTTATATTTCATTATTTCTGCAACATTTTCTTTCAAGTGCCCCACACCCATGAGTATGACAATGGTATCTGCGTTATAGTTCCATTTAACTTGCTTTTCCTTTTTAGTAGGATCTTCATGGCCGGTTACTATGGTGAATGAAGTGGCAACGCCCCGGTGGGTTACTGGTAAACCTAAAGTGGTGGGAACACCAATAGCAGATGTAACTCCTGGAATAAGCTCTACAGAAATTCCCTCACCTTTAAGGGCCAGCACCTCTTCACCACCCCTTCCGAAAACGAAGGGATCACCGCCTTTGAGTCGAACAACCACTTCGTGTTTTTTAGCTTGTTCGATAAGTATTTCATTTATTTCTTCCTGCTTTTTGGAGTGTGATCCTGCTCTTTTACCCACATAGATTTTCTCTGCTCCATCTGCATACTTTAAGATTTCCTCATTGGCCAGACGATCGTAGATTACCACATCTGCTTTTTCCAGGGCTTTAACTGCTTTAAGGGTTAATAAATCAGGGTCACCCGGTCCTGCTCCTACTAAATATACAACCATTAATTCACCGCGTAAATTTGATTATTATTTATTCTTTTTTTTATTAGTAATTCCTAGTAATGAAGGGTTAATTCTTATTCAATGTATTAGTAATTAATAATTCCCTTAAAAAATTTTAAACCATCATCTGATCCTAAAATAGATTCTGATGCTCTTTCAGGGTGGGGCATTACTGCACAGACCAAACCTTCCTGATCGCATACTCCGGTAATGGCTTCCATGGAACCATTGGGATTATCTCCAGAGAATGCCAGTACGATCTGGTCCTGATCATGGAGTTGGTCAATATATTCAGTGTAGTAACGACCCTCAGCATGGGCAATAGGCATCTTGATAATTTCGTTTTTCTCGTAAAGACTAGTAAATGGTGTTCTGGTGGTTTTAACTTCCAGTTCCACCCATTCACAGATGAACTGAGCGGTTTCATTTAAGGTAAAAACTCCTGGAACCAATCCCACTTCTGCCAGGATCTGTGCCCCGTTGCATATTCCAAGAACAGGTTTTTCATCTTTCACTATGTCTTTAATTCCTTCAATAACTGGTGTTATAGCTGCTATGGCCCCTGCCCTGAGGTAATCTCCATAGGAGAAACCTCCGGGGATAACAATTGCATCGAAATCGGACAGGTCTCTCTGGTTCCACCAAACATAATCAGGCTGACCTCCGGCCAGCTTTAGAGCGTGATATACGTCCCGGTCACAGTTAGACCCCGGGAAACGTATGATCCCCACTTTCATTCTCACTCACCTGCAGGTTTGATTTGAATCTGGTAGTCGTGAATAACGGGATTGCAGAGCAATCTCTCACACATCTCAACCACTTCCTCACGGGCCATATCAGCATCATCTGCTTCCAGTGAGAATTTTATTATTTCTATGGTAGAGGTGTTTTCCACCTTATAATCCAGAAGAGCCAATGCCCTCTGAATGGTAGAAGCTTCTGGGTTTAGCATTCCTTTTTTAAGGCTTATTTCTACTTGTGCATTGTATTTCATGGCATCACCAGAGATTTCAAATTTTAGTATCAACTATATTAAATAAGAAATTTATTTCAGCAGGTTTCAGTAGGTAATATTATCAGTAGGATATATTTAGAGTTTTATAGTATATTTTTTAGTTATTTTTTGGGTTATATTCAGCTTACGATTCATTTTCAAAGTTATATTTATTAAAAATCCAAATTCCATCTGTTTTTATCTTCCTGATCTAAGATTATGTTAGCCACTTTTTGATAGGCTTCAATAACTCCTGATTCTCCTTTCCTGAAGAGATCCTTATCTAAGATGTCTCTAGTTTTACTATCCCAGAAACGACAGGTGTCCGGACTGATTTCATCTCCCAGAACAATGTTCCCTTTATGGTCTCTGCCGTATTCGATCTTAAAGTCAGGAAATAGTAGTCCTCTTTTTTTGAGGAACTCTTTAAGAACCTGGTTGATTTTAAGGGTGGTTTGGCGAATTGTCTGAAGATCCTCACTACTGGCAAAACCTAGGGCTAAAATTATATCATCATTGAGCATGGGGTCATGGTATTCATCGTTTTTGTAGTCCATCTGAATTATTGGCGGTTCAAAGGTCTGCCCTTCTTTAAATGGGAAGCGCCTTACCAGACTACCTGTGGCAATATTTCGAGTAATAACTTCCAAGGGGATCATTTTCAATTTATGAGATAGCATGTATCCGGGTTTGGGTAAATCAATGTACTGGGTTTTTATCCCTGCTTCTTCCAAGATCATAAAGAGTTTAGCTGAGATGAGAGAGTTATAGTAACCTTTCATTCCCATAACTTCTTTCTTTTCACCATCCCCTGCAGTTATGTCATCTCTGAATTTTACCAATACTTTTTGGGGGTGATTGGTCTGGTACACATCCTTGGCTTTACCCCTGTATAGGAGATTTTCCTTTTCAAGCTTCATTTTTAACTCCATTTTCTTTGTTTGGTGTCAAAAGTTTATAGTTTATATAATATAGATACTAAGTACATTAAGATAAGATTACCTTAGACAATTCTTTAGACAATATATTAGCTTTAGGATTATAATAGCTTATAGTATTAGATAAGTTATAGAATTATATTAGGTATTTGAATGGGGATATCCAATATCATAGGATATACTCGTTATCAACTCGTATTAAATCATTTATATTTATCAATGAGAGGTTAAGAATAAATCATTCTCAAGGTGAAACACGTGTGTGGAATTGTGGGATGTATACTTAAAAATAATAAAGCAGCACCAGTACTCCTGGATTGTGTGCAGCGTCTGGAATACAGGGGTTATGATTCAGTGGGCATTGCTACTATCTCATCATCAGGAATAGAGATTAAAAAAGATAAGGGAAAAATTAAGGATGTTTCTGAGGAACTTCATTTAGAACGATTATCTGGGGAAATAGGGATTGGACACGTTCGTTGGGCCACCCATGGACTACCTACTCAGGAAAATGCACATCCTCACACAGATTGTGAGGGGAAAATAGCAGTGGTTCACAACGGAATCATTGAAAACTACAAGGAAATTAAAGACCAGTTAGAAAGTGAAGGGCACATTTTCAAGTCGCAAACTGATACTGAAGTCATTCCTCACTTGATTGAAAAATATCATAAACAGGGTGCAGATCTGGAGGAAGCCATGAATCAGGCCATTAACCAACTTCATGGGTCCTATGCCTTTGCAGTTATCTCTGCTGAAGAACCTAAAAAAATTAGGGGTGTTCGAAAGGAAAGTCCTTTGATACTAGGATTGGGGGATGGTGAATATTTCCTGGCCTCTGATGCCCCGGCAATACTGCAACACACTCGCAGGATCATATACCTTGCTGATCATGAAACTTTCCTTATTGATGGTGATGGAATCACCGTGAAGAACCGTGAAGGTCAGGTAATTGAAAAGAAGGTAGAAACCATTAAATGGACTCCTGAAATGGCTCAAAAAGGTGGTTATCCTCATTTCATGTTGAAAGAAATACATGAACAGCCTGAAGCAGTGAAAAACACACTTTTTGAAGTTTCAGATGTGGAGAAAGTGGTCAGTAAATTCCCTAAATTTAAACGAGTAACCTTTGTTGCCTGTGGAACATCATACCATGCATCTATGGTTGGTAAATATCTTTTCGAAAGCCTTTTAGGTCTGCCTACTGATGTAATGTTGGCTTCTGAATTTGAATTCGCGGCAAATGCTTTGGATCCTGAGTCTCTGGTCATATTCATCAGTCAGTCCGGGGAAACTGCAGATACTTTAAAAGCCCTTCGAATAGCCAATAAGCAGGCAGAAACCCTGGCTATTGTCAATGTACTGGGTAGCACTGCTACTCGAGAGGCAGATCATGTTTTATTCACTCGTGCCGGTCCTGAGATAGGTGTTGCTGCCACGAAAACGTATATCAGTCAATTAACTTGTATCTACCTCTTGGCAGCATGCATGGGACAAAATAAGGATCTTCTAGAACAGCTTCAGCATGTTCCAGATTACATGGAGGCAGTGCTTTCCCTTGAAGATAACATCAAGGAAATGGCAGCCAAATATAAAGATGCCCATGATTTCTTTTTCATAGGTCGAGGATTTTCATATCCCACTGCCATGGAAGGAGCACTGAAACTCAAAGAAATAACCTACATCCATGGTGAAGGCTATGCTGCTGGAGAACTTAAACATGGACCCCTGGCTCTGATTGATGATGATGTTCCAGTGGTAGCTGTTGTGCCACCTGGAAAAAGTCATGACCGCACTCTGAGTAATGTTGAAGAAGTAAAAGCCAGAGGTGCTAGGGTAATAGGTCTTGGATCAAGTGAAGATAATGTTTTGAAGTATGAAGCTCATGATATGATTGAATTTGCTCCTGAGATAAGTGAAATTTTATCTCCTCTTCTTTATGTGGTGCCCCTACAGTTACTATCCTATCATATAAGTGTAGCCAGAGGGATAGATCCTGATAAACCAAAAAATCTGGCCAAATGTGTTACCGTGGAATAAATGGCTTATTCAACTTAAAAAAATTTTTTACCAATCCAATTATAAAAAAATTCAGAATATTTGAATTTAGTAATATGTCTGCTCGTCCTATGAATATTTAAAGGTGTTTTGAGATATTATATTTAGATAAATTAATAAACAATCAAATAGAACCTGCTAGGCCGGGGAAGCACTGGGAATTTATAAAGAAACCCGAATTTCTAATTAACTTCAAAATAATTCTAAAAATCCATTTATTCAAAATAATGAAAATATTTATTAGAATTAGATATTCTAATTCATCTGTTGACCGTAGGATCACTTGATAATTTAATAAGGTATTTAAAATGACCCCTAAAAAATCAGGCACACTTTTCATTGTTTTAATGATTGCCCTGGTAGCCTATGGGGCAGCATCTGGAGCTAATGCTTTGAATATTGGCACTGATATAGGGGTGGGTTTGATTCCTTCTAATTTCAATTTAAATGGGGATCAGAAGATGAATGAAATTGGTGATGCATCATTCACACCAGTTCACATAGTTCGCCATGTAATTGTCAACACTACTAACACCACTAACACTACAAATAATTCTAGCAATAATAATACCATTAATAACGCAACCAACAACTAATAAACTTCAATAACCTTATCATCAATTATTGATTTAAGTTCTAAAAAATTAAGAAGAGCTATTTATTGATTTAAGTTTAAATAATAATGTTCTATCTATTTTAATGGTTAATTATGGTTAATATTAGAGTCCGTAAAGGTGGCTATGGAGAGTTGATAGATTACAAACCACTGGAACCATGGGT from the Methanobacteriaceae archaeon genome contains:
- the glmS gene encoding glutamine--fructose-6-phosphate transaminase (isomerizing), which translates into the protein MCGIVGCILKNNKAAPVLLDCVQRLEYRGYDSVGIATISSSGIEIKKDKGKIKDVSEELHLERLSGEIGIGHVRWATHGLPTQENAHPHTDCEGKIAVVHNGIIENYKEIKDQLESEGHIFKSQTDTEVIPHLIEKYHKQGADLEEAMNQAINQLHGSYAFAVISAEEPKKIRGVRKESPLILGLGDGEYFLASDAPAILQHTRRIIYLADHETFLIDGDGITVKNREGQVIEKKVETIKWTPEMAQKGGYPHFMLKEIHEQPEAVKNTLFEVSDVEKVVSKFPKFKRVTFVACGTSYHASMVGKYLFESLLGLPTDVMLASEFEFAANALDPESLVIFISQSGETADTLKALRIANKQAETLAIVNVLGSTATREADHVLFTRAGPEIGVAATKTYISQLTCIYLLAACMGQNKDLLEQLQHVPDYMEAVLSLEDNIKEMAAKYKDAHDFFFIGRGFSYPTAMEGALKLKEITYIHGEGYAAGELKHGPLALIDDDVPVVAVVPPGKSHDRTLSNVEEVKARGARVIGLGSSEDNVLKYEAHDMIEFAPEISEILSPLLYVVPLQLLSYHISVARGIDPDKPKNLAKCVTVE
- the cobA gene encoding uroporphyrinogen-III C-methyltransferase; protein product: MVVYLVGAGPGDPDLLTLKAVKALEKADVVIYDRLANEEILKYADGAEKIYVGKRAGSHSKKQEEINEILIEQAKKHEVVVRLKGGDPFVFGRGGEEVLALKGEGISVELIPGVTSAIGVPTTLGLPVTHRGVATSFTIVTGHEDPTKKEKQVKWNYNADTIVILMGVGHLKENVAEIMKYKDPETPVCVIENGTLPDERILLGTLESITENDIKPPALVIIGPVVDVFKDIRE
- the purS gene encoding phosphoribosylformylglycinamidine synthase subunit PurS; amino-acid sequence: MKYNAQVEISLKKGMLNPEASTIQRALALLDYKVENTSTIEIIKFSLEADDADMAREEVVEMCERLLCNPVIHDYQIQIKPAGE
- a CDS encoding phosphoribosylaminoimidazolesuccinocarboxamide synthase, whose product is MKLEKENLLYRGKAKDVYQTNHPQKVLVKFRDDITAGDGEKKEVMGMKGYYNSLISAKLFMILEEAGIKTQYIDLPKPGYMLSHKLKMIPLEVITRNIATGSLVRRFPFKEGQTFEPPIIQMDYKNDEYHDPMLNDDIILALGFASSEDLQTIRQTTLKINQVLKEFLKKRGLLFPDFKIEYGRDHKGNIVLGDEISPDTCRFWDSKTRDILDKDLFRKGESGVIEAYQKVANIILDQEDKNRWNLDF
- the purQ gene encoding phosphoribosylformylglycinamidine synthase subunit PurQ, with the protein product MKVGIIRFPGSNCDRDVYHALKLAGGQPDYVWWNQRDLSDFDAIVIPGGFSYGDYLRAGAIAAITPVIEGIKDIVKDEKPVLGICNGAQILAEVGLVPGVFTLNETAQFICEWVELEVKTTRTPFTSLYEKNEIIKMPIAHAEGRYYTEYIDQLHDQDQIVLAFSGDNPNGSMEAITGVCDQEGLVCAVMPHPERASESILGSDDGLKFFKGIINY